One Kineococcus radiotolerans SRS30216 = ATCC BAA-149 DNA window includes the following coding sequences:
- a CDS encoding zinc-dependent alcohol dehydrogenase, which yields MRALVWNGVNDLAVETVADPTVLNPHDVVLKVSLTTTCGSDLHFIDGYLPGMQPGDVFGHEFMGVVVEVGPEVRSTAVGDRVVVPSFIACGTCAYCKREMYSLCDTTNPNGALQQPLLGYPSGGIYGYTHPFGGYAGSHAEYVRVPFGDVNCFPVPEGVDDVSALFTSDAVPTGFMGADFCDITPGDTVAVFGAGAVGLMAAASARLLGAERVIVVDRLASRLTLARDRIGAETIDYSEVDSVQEVLRESTGGRGPDAVIEAVGMEGHGTGLQNVVDRAKQAVRLETDRATPLREAVLACRKGGVVSILGVYGLTDSFPTGVVLNKGLTIKAAQQHGQRYVPRLLAHLAAGELDTSFLATHRMSLEDSVEGYRIFKEKEDDCLRAVFQP from the coding sequence ATGCGCGCACTCGTCTGGAACGGCGTGAACGACCTCGCGGTGGAGACCGTCGCGGACCCGACCGTGCTCAACCCGCACGACGTGGTCCTGAAGGTCTCGCTCACCACGACGTGCGGTTCGGACCTGCACTTCATCGACGGCTACCTGCCGGGCATGCAGCCCGGCGACGTCTTCGGCCACGAGTTCATGGGCGTCGTCGTCGAGGTCGGACCGGAGGTGCGGAGCACCGCCGTCGGCGACCGCGTCGTCGTGCCCTCCTTCATCGCCTGCGGCACGTGCGCGTACTGCAAGCGCGAGATGTACTCCCTCTGCGACACCACGAACCCCAACGGCGCGCTCCAGCAGCCGCTGCTGGGGTACCCGTCCGGTGGCATCTACGGCTACACCCACCCCTTCGGCGGGTACGCCGGTTCGCACGCGGAGTACGTCCGCGTCCCCTTCGGCGACGTGAACTGCTTCCCCGTCCCCGAGGGCGTGGACGACGTCTCGGCCCTGTTCACCTCCGACGCCGTGCCCACCGGGTTCATGGGCGCGGACTTCTGCGACATCACCCCCGGCGACACCGTCGCGGTGTTCGGCGCCGGCGCGGTCGGGTTGATGGCCGCCGCGAGCGCCCGCCTGCTGGGCGCGGAGCGCGTCATCGTCGTCGACCGCCTCGCCTCCCGGCTCACCCTGGCCCGCGACCGGATCGGCGCGGAGACGATCGACTACTCCGAGGTCGACAGCGTGCAGGAGGTGCTGCGCGAGTCCACCGGCGGCCGCGGCCCGGACGCGGTGATCGAGGCCGTCGGCATGGAGGGCCACGGGACGGGCCTGCAGAACGTGGTCGACCGTGCCAAGCAGGCCGTGCGGCTGGAGACCGACCGCGCCACCCCGCTGCGCGAGGCGGTGCTCGCCTGCCGCAAGGGCGGGGTCGTGTCGATCCTCGGCGTCTACGGCCTGACCGACTCCTTCCCCACCGGCGTCGTCCTGAACAAGGGCCTCACGATCAAGGCGGCGCAGCAGCACGGGCAGCGCTACGTGCCGCGGCTGCTGGCCCACCTCGCGGCGGGCGAGCTCGACACCTCCTTCCTCGCCACCCACCGGATGTCGCTGGAGGACTCCGTGGAGGGGTACCGGATCTTCAAGGAGAAGGAGGACGACTGCCTGCGGGCCGTCTTCCAGCCCTGA
- a CDS encoding LysR family transcriptional regulator has product MTTGQGPTTTFEPVQLRTFLAVAQTHSFTQAAARLGVRQSTVSQHVRKLEDAVGRQLVHRDTHSVTLTPDGEAMIGFARSILASHEQAAAYFTGARPVGRLRIGMSDDLALTRLPAILRDFRGENPRVDLELTVDQSGTLHRRLENDRLDIFIGKRPPRSGEGKLVRRERLVWVGNSSTRLDLSQPVPLAVYPSPSISGAAMHEALDRVGIGYRSACVCRGVNGLIAAVASGIGVSCLASSLVPVQLVALGPQHKLPELGQIDLVLLTNPRTRDRPASRALAAAVLSSGPSSLAPSA; this is encoded by the coding sequence ATGACCACGGGCCAGGGCCCCACGACGACGTTCGAGCCGGTGCAGCTGCGCACCTTCCTCGCCGTGGCGCAGACGCACTCCTTCACCCAGGCCGCCGCCCGGCTGGGGGTCCGCCAGTCCACGGTGAGCCAGCACGTGCGCAAGCTGGAGGACGCCGTGGGCCGCCAGCTCGTCCACCGCGACACCCACTCGGTGACGCTGACGCCCGACGGGGAGGCGATGATCGGTTTCGCCCGCTCGATCCTGGCCTCCCACGAGCAGGCCGCGGCGTACTTCACCGGGGCGCGCCCGGTGGGCCGGTTGCGGATCGGGATGTCCGACGACCTCGCCCTGACCCGCCTGCCGGCGATCCTGCGCGACTTCCGCGGGGAGAACCCGCGCGTCGACCTCGAACTGACGGTGGACCAGTCGGGGACCCTGCACCGCCGCCTGGAGAACGACCGGCTGGACATCTTCATCGGCAAGCGCCCGCCCCGCTCGGGGGAGGGCAAGCTGGTGCGGCGCGAACGCCTGGTGTGGGTGGGCAACTCCTCCACCCGCCTGGACCTCAGCCAGCCGGTGCCGCTGGCGGTCTACCCTTCGCCCTCGATCAGCGGGGCCGCGATGCACGAGGCCCTGGACCGGGTGGGCATCGGCTACCGCTCGGCGTGCGTGTGCCGCGGGGTGAACGGCCTCATCGCCGCGGTCGCCTCGGGGATCGGGGTGTCCTGCCTGGCCAGCTCGCTGGTGCCGGTGCAGCTGGTGGCGCTGGGCCCGCAGCACAAGCTGCCCGAGCTCGGGCAGATCGACCTGGTGCTGCTGACCAACCCCCGGACGCGGGACCGGCCCGCCTCCCGCGCCCTGGCCGCCGCGGTCCTCTCCAGCGGCCCCTCCAGCCTCGCCCCCTCCGCCTGA
- a CDS encoding MFS transporter: MTPAAADAAAQDTPTAPGPARGRATFAALRVRNFRIYVTGQLFANTGVWVQNIALDWLTLELTHSPAAVGIAMALQFLPILLFGMHGGMIADRYPKRNILLVTQLCSASVAATLAVLTISGRISVTAIYVLAVVGGLVVALDNPTRQSFVGEVVPAQYVRNAIALNAAVFQTTRLVGPAVSSVLIGTVGTGWAFAVNALLYLGPTVTLSTMRTAELQPVHAIPRAKGQLRSALRYVADRPHVGWTIALVGVFGTFGLNFPVVLTAMASETFHAGAGLYGTFNVVLAVGSVVGALIAGGRTRTRLRLILVLAACFGAAQTLAAFAPNLTVFVVVLVAMGVSNLAFQAIANSSVQLWVDPEYRGRVMGLYVLVFMGGTPIGGPITGWITEHVGVRAGMAVCGLVPLAAALAVAAVLALRPVLARRREAAALAG, from the coding sequence GTGACACCGGCAGCCGCCGACGCAGCAGCGCAGGACACCCCCACCGCCCCGGGCCCCGCGAGAGGACGCGCCACCTTCGCGGCCCTGCGCGTGCGGAACTTCCGGATCTACGTCACGGGGCAGCTGTTCGCCAACACCGGCGTCTGGGTGCAGAACATCGCCCTCGACTGGCTGACCCTGGAACTCACGCACTCCCCGGCCGCCGTCGGCATCGCGATGGCCCTGCAGTTCCTCCCGATCCTGCTGTTCGGGATGCACGGCGGGATGATCGCCGACCGCTACCCCAAGCGGAACATCCTCCTCGTCACCCAGTTGTGCAGCGCCTCCGTCGCCGCCACCCTCGCCGTGCTCACGATCTCCGGGCGCATCAGCGTCACCGCCATCTACGTCCTCGCCGTCGTCGGCGGGCTCGTCGTGGCCCTCGACAACCCCACCCGGCAGTCCTTCGTCGGCGAAGTCGTTCCCGCGCAGTACGTCCGCAACGCCATCGCGCTCAACGCGGCCGTCTTCCAGACCACCCGCCTCGTCGGGCCGGCGGTGTCCAGCGTCCTCATCGGCACCGTCGGGACGGGCTGGGCCTTCGCCGTCAACGCGCTGCTCTACCTCGGGCCCACCGTCACGCTCTCGACGATGCGGACCGCCGAACTGCAACCGGTCCACGCGATCCCGCGGGCCAAGGGGCAGTTGCGCTCGGCGCTGCGCTACGTCGCCGACCGTCCCCACGTCGGGTGGACCATCGCCCTCGTGGGGGTGTTCGGCACGTTCGGCCTGAACTTCCCCGTCGTCCTCACCGCCATGGCCTCGGAGACCTTCCACGCCGGGGCCGGGTTGTACGGGACGTTCAACGTCGTCCTCGCCGTCGGTTCCGTGGTGGGCGCCCTGATCGCCGGGGGCCGCACCCGCACCCGGCTGCGGCTCATCCTCGTCCTCGCCGCCTGCTTCGGCGCGGCCCAGACCCTCGCCGCGTTCGCCCCCAACCTCACCGTCTTCGTCGTGGTGCTCGTGGCGATGGGGGTCAGCAACCTCGCGTTCCAGGCCATCGCGAACTCCTCCGTCCAGCTCTGGGTCGACCCGGAGTACCGCGGGCGGGTCATGGGCCTCTACGTCCTGGTGTTCATGGGCGGCACCCCGATCGGCGGCCCGATCACCGGCTGGATCACCGAGCACGTCGGTGTGCGCGCGGGCATGGCGGTCTGCGGGCTGGTGCCCCTGGCCGCGGCCCTGGCCGTGGCCGCGGTGCTCGCGCTGCGCCCCGTCCTCGCCCGGCGCCGGGAGGCCGCGGCGCTCGCCGGCTGA
- a CDS encoding RNase A-like domain-containing protein has translation MDELSTSSPAAADAAALTARATARDATAVRDRVDVAVAALEGWYGPARDGFSARVSQVRDELDALSSTAAAGAALIEEHARRLSMLRAKLAGIDAETARLQRRVDAGVVDLAAWQGDWAQLERWQDSRHRVLAEFDQATEEFAARLFAVLDQVPHRPRRLGEHVDDAAATVAASAGDAAFLALGWTEDGPGWRAAWQQVPAAAVDAATHPVATLADAVAWDDWTQGRYGAGAATLGMAAVGRGIGRGIGRGAPPGVARPAGRRWARHLDARGNPLPQSLEDLLAGVDLERSEVFPSAHTLSRHVEVDDEFLRNRLRTGEVEGGAVRRAPDTVSRWKDRETAEEVVTAALRTRRAGVEAAAGTGVRDVRVEAPAPADSGTIWTRSSGGEAVRRNPSRVVVVLTRADDGSWFVRTSYLEV, from the coding sequence GTGGACGAGTTGTCGACGTCGTCGCCGGCGGCGGCCGACGCCGCGGCGCTCACCGCGCGCGCGACCGCCCGCGACGCCACCGCCGTCCGCGACCGCGTGGACGTCGCGGTCGCGGCGCTGGAGGGCTGGTACGGCCCCGCCCGGGACGGTTTCTCCGCCCGCGTCTCGCAGGTGCGGGACGAGCTCGACGCGCTGTCGTCGACCGCGGCGGCCGGGGCGGCGCTGATCGAGGAGCACGCCCGGCGGCTGTCGATGCTGCGCGCGAAGCTGGCGGGGATCGACGCGGAGACCGCCCGGCTGCAGCGGCGGGTGGACGCCGGCGTCGTCGACCTCGCGGCCTGGCAGGGGGACTGGGCGCAGCTCGAGCGCTGGCAGGACAGCCGGCACCGGGTGCTGGCGGAGTTCGACCAGGCCACCGAGGAGTTCGCGGCCCGGTTGTTCGCGGTGCTGGACCAGGTCCCGCACCGGCCCCGGCGCCTGGGGGAGCACGTCGACGACGCCGCGGCGACGGTGGCCGCGTCGGCCGGGGACGCGGCGTTCCTCGCGCTGGGCTGGACCGAGGACGGCCCCGGCTGGCGGGCGGCCTGGCAGCAGGTGCCGGCCGCCGCGGTGGACGCGGCCACCCACCCCGTGGCCACCCTCGCCGACGCGGTCGCCTGGGACGACTGGACGCAGGGCCGCTACGGCGCGGGCGCGGCCACGCTGGGGATGGCCGCCGTCGGCCGGGGGATCGGGCGGGGGATCGGGCGGGGCGCTCCGCCGGGCGTGGCGCGCCCGGCGGGACGCCGGTGGGCGCGCCACCTCGACGCGCGGGGGAACCCGCTCCCGCAGTCGCTGGAGGACCTGCTGGCGGGGGTGGACCTGGAGCGCAGCGAGGTGTTCCCCTCCGCGCACACGCTGAGCCGGCACGTGGAGGTGGATGATGAGTTCCTGCGGAACCGCCTCAGGACCGGTGAGGTGGAGGGCGGTGCCGTGCGCCGGGCCCCGGACACCGTCTCGCGGTGGAAGGACCGGGAGACGGCCGAGGAGGTCGTCACCGCGGCGTTGCGGACCCGCCGGGCCGGCGTCGAGGCCGCGGCGGGCACGGGGGTGCGCGACGTCCGGGTGGAGGCACCGGCCCCCGCGGACAGCGGGACGATCTGGACGAGGAGCAGCGGTGGCGAAGCGGTCCGCAGGAACCCCTCGAGGGTGGTCGTGGTCCTGACGCGCGCGGACGACGGGTCGTGGTTCGTGCGCACGTCCTACCTGGAGGTGTGA
- a CDS encoding adenosine deaminase family protein, with translation MEHAAFTAGIPKVELHLHLEGALEPDLERELARRNGVDPARGTAVEVLVTRADFHDLAAACFRRLAAQDVRHAEVSFDAQVHLARGVAFEDVVLGLHDAAAQARRDLGLSVGLVLSLVRDLPLESAEAALEAATGFREEIMGVGLGSGARDDAPAAFAPLLARARAAGFALSAHGDPARGDAPGHLRRLLEDVGVDRLDHGTDVAGDPRLLALVLERGTGLTCSPLSNAAATGDSRAPVIADLLRRGVKVAVGSGRPARSGGYATENVVALTREADLTFDEIIRLQRNAIEISWAGEQVREEFLAELDAFEVLVAPDL, from the coding sequence GTGGAACACGCCGCCTTCACCGCCGGGATCCCCAAGGTCGAGCTGCACCTGCACCTGGAGGGGGCCCTGGAACCGGACCTGGAGCGGGAGCTCGCCCGCCGCAACGGGGTCGACCCCGCCCGGGGGACGGCGGTGGAGGTCCTGGTCACCCGCGCGGACTTCCACGACCTGGCGGCGGCGTGCTTCCGGCGGCTCGCGGCCCAGGACGTCCGGCACGCCGAGGTGTCCTTCGACGCGCAGGTGCACCTCGCGCGGGGGGTGGCGTTCGAGGACGTCGTCCTCGGCCTGCACGACGCCGCCGCGCAGGCGCGGCGCGACCTCGGGCTGAGCGTGGGCCTGGTGCTGTCCCTGGTGCGCGACCTGCCGCTGGAGAGCGCCGAGGCGGCGCTCGAGGCGGCGACGGGGTTCCGCGAGGAGATCATGGGCGTCGGCCTGGGGTCCGGCGCGCGGGACGACGCCCCGGCGGCGTTCGCGCCCCTGCTCGCCCGGGCCCGCGCCGCCGGGTTCGCGCTGAGCGCGCACGGCGACCCCGCCCGGGGCGACGCCCCCGGGCACCTGCGCCGGCTGCTGGAGGACGTCGGAGTGGACCGCCTCGACCACGGCACCGACGTCGCCGGGGACCCGCGACTGCTGGCGCTGGTGCTCGAGCGGGGGACGGGGCTGACGTGCTCCCCGCTGTCGAACGCCGCCGCCACCGGCGACTCCCGGGCCCCCGTGATCGCCGACCTGCTGCGCCGCGGCGTGAAGGTCGCGGTGGGCTCCGGCCGCCCCGCCCGCTCCGGCGGGTACGCGACGGAGAACGTGGTGGCCCTGACCCGCGAGGCGGACCTGACCTTCGACGAGATCATCCGGTTGCAGCGCAACGCCATCGAGATCTCGTGGGCGGGCGAGCAGGTGCGCGAGGAGTTCCTCGCCGAGCTCGACGCCTTCGAGGTCCTCGTCGCCCCCGACCTTTAG
- a CDS encoding alpha/beta hydrolase codes for MTWIDAPAHRPRTPAPVPRHLAGISVARARARALVERPGPFDDDAVLVRDTTVRGAAGPLPARTYRPRAGGRGVVLFLHGGGWALGDLDTDDAVCRRIAADAGTAVLGLGYRLAPEHPHPAALEDASAVLRALADRGAGGVGGPGEPLAVAGAEAGAQLAAVLALRSRAGSVPPLAHQVLLCPVLDSDLTRPSHREHGHGPELTVEDLAWFWRMHVPDRAARRRPDVSPLRVPDPTGLAPATLVVAGADPLRDEGLAHAGRLTAAGVDAHRVLAGDARHGFATRPGSPDADAALRAVTDRLRPALAPAARTAAGARVIDLRAPVRVAGARSAP; via the coding sequence GTGACCTGGATCGACGCCCCGGCGCACCGCCCCCGCACCCCCGCCCCGGTGCCGCGCCACCTGGCGGGGATCTCCGTCGCGCGCGCCCGCGCCCGGGCCCTCGTCGAGCGGCCCGGCCCGTTCGACGACGACGCCGTGCTGGTGCGGGACACCACCGTGCGCGGGGCGGCGGGCCCGCTGCCCGCCCGCACCTACCGCCCCCGCGCCGGTGGCCGGGGGGTGGTCCTGTTCCTGCACGGCGGCGGGTGGGCGCTGGGCGACCTGGACACCGACGACGCGGTGTGCCGCCGGATCGCGGCCGACGCCGGGACCGCGGTGCTCGGCCTGGGCTACCGCCTCGCCCCGGAGCACCCCCACCCCGCGGCCCTGGAGGACGCCTCGGCCGTGCTGCGGGCCCTCGCCGACCGCGGGGCCGGCGGGGTCGGCGGGCCCGGGGAGCCGCTCGCGGTGGCCGGGGCCGAGGCCGGGGCGCAGCTCGCGGCCGTCCTGGCGCTGCGCTCGCGCGCGGGCTCGGTCCCGCCCCTGGCCCACCAGGTGCTGCTGTGCCCGGTCCTGGACAGCGACCTGACCCGCCCCTCCCACCGCGAGCACGGGCACGGCCCGGAGCTGACCGTGGAGGACCTGGCCTGGTTCTGGCGGATGCACGTGCCCGACCGCGCGGCGCGGCGGCGCCCCGACGTCTCCCCGCTGCGGGTGCCCGACCCCACCGGGCTCGCCCCGGCCACCCTCGTCGTCGCCGGGGCCGACCCGCTGCGCGACGAGGGCCTGGCCCACGCCGGTCGGCTGACCGCCGCCGGCGTCGACGCGCACCGCGTCCTCGCCGGGGACGCCCGGCACGGGTTCGCGACGCGGCCGGGGTCGCCCGACGCCGACGCGGCGCTGCGCGCGGTCACCGACCGCCTCCGCCCGGCGCTGGCCCCGGCGGCCCGGACCGCCGCGGGCGCGCGCGTGATCGACCTGCGCGCGCCGGTCCGCGTGGCCGGGGCCCGGAGCGCGCCGTAG
- a CDS encoding aldo/keto reductase: MTQATPQVTLHDGVGIPQLGFGVWQVPPEQTAEVVLRALQAGYRHIDTAAGYGNEAGVGDALRASQIPREDVFITTKLANSEHGRDKTLAAFDASMAKLGLDYLDLYLIHWPLQADDYVETWKAFEEIKASGRVRTIGVSNFQKTHLRKLLDETGTVPTVNQVEVHPYLVQEDLRSFHAEHGIATEAWSPLAQRAGLVEDPVVTGIAEQLGRTPAQVVIRWHLQQGNVVIPKSVTPERIVSNIDVFGFELPPEQVDALTGLDRAERTGPDPDVLG; encoded by the coding sequence ATGACTCAGGCGACCCCCCAGGTGACCTTGCACGACGGCGTCGGGATCCCCCAGCTGGGGTTCGGCGTGTGGCAGGTCCCCCCGGAGCAGACCGCCGAGGTCGTGCTCCGGGCCCTGCAGGCCGGCTACCGCCACATCGACACCGCCGCCGGGTACGGCAACGAGGCCGGGGTCGGGGACGCGTTGCGCGCCAGCCAGATCCCGCGCGAGGACGTGTTCATCACGACCAAGCTCGCCAACAGCGAGCACGGCCGGGACAAGACCCTCGCCGCGTTCGACGCCTCGATGGCCAAGCTCGGCCTGGACTACCTCGACCTCTACCTCATCCACTGGCCGCTGCAGGCCGACGACTACGTCGAGACCTGGAAGGCGTTCGAGGAGATCAAGGCCTCGGGGCGGGTCCGCACCATCGGCGTCTCGAACTTCCAGAAGACCCACCTGCGCAAGCTGCTCGACGAGACCGGCACCGTGCCCACCGTCAACCAGGTCGAGGTCCACCCCTACCTCGTGCAGGAGGACCTGCGCTCCTTCCACGCCGAGCACGGCATCGCCACCGAGGCGTGGAGCCCGCTGGCCCAGCGGGCCGGGCTCGTCGAGGACCCCGTCGTCACGGGCATCGCCGAGCAGCTCGGGCGCACCCCCGCCCAGGTCGTCATCCGCTGGCACCTGCAGCAGGGCAACGTGGTGATCCCCAAGTCCGTCACCCCGGAGCGGATCGTGTCCAACATCGACGTGTTCGGCTTCGAGCTGCCCCCCGAGCAGGTCGACGCCCTCACCGGGCTCGACCGCGCCGAGCGCACCGGGCCCGACCCGGACGTCCTCGGCTGA
- a CDS encoding ATP-binding protein yields the protein MTRLELRADPSAARRARAWLREQFASTTLPTQVSQTLELLTTELVTNAVRYGGEPIEVRLRRAAEWVRVSVSDGGPGLPQVRHVPVTATGGRGVALVDTLARRWGSETVGTGKTVWFELSLL from the coding sequence ATGACGCGCTTGGAGCTGCGGGCCGACCCGTCGGCGGCCCGGCGCGCCCGCGCGTGGTTGCGCGAGCAGTTCGCCTCCACGACCCTCCCCACCCAGGTCAGCCAGACCCTGGAGCTGCTGACGACGGAGCTGGTCACCAACGCCGTCCGCTACGGCGGGGAGCCGATCGAGGTGCGGCTGCGCCGGGCCGCGGAGTGGGTGCGGGTCTCGGTCAGCGACGGCGGCCCGGGCCTCCCGCAGGTGCGGCACGTGCCGGTGACCGCCACCGGCGGACGGGGTGTCGCGCTCGTCGACACCCTCGCCCGCCGGTGGGGTTCGGAGACGGTCGGGACGGGCAAGACCGTCTGGTTCGAGCTCTCCCTGCTCTGA
- a CDS encoding GAF domain-containing SpoIIE family protein phosphatase produces the protein MDERVRGLSSTTLLPAHPDGDFDRFARLGTLVLGVPVALVSMVSRDGQVFPGAVGLPEPWQTLRRTPLTHSLCRHVVTSGEVFTVEDARLDPLTADSLAIPDLGVVAYAGAPLRLPDPLTGVADPDAPVVGVLCAIDGRPRRWSAAQVEVLEDLAAACSAELGLRVLEERNRLLLSLADALVGARTVADVDATVAAVTRSWLGGAWSGLVLADPGHRRLRRAAPSAPPAGTGVEGEFVDLDDEGPVAHVARERRPLLFASVEELREAFPRAATAAEPAFAASAYLPLLVQERLVGVLCLVWDSDRLTLGAEADVWSALARFTAQALDRATLDSERRSRAEVLQRSLLPRLPEATGELQVRGRYVPASREEEVGGDWYDVVVGPGGETTLVLGDVAGHDVVAAATMGQVRGLLRAFTWDRPGSPGELVSRLDSAMAGLGVDGLATLVLARVERRATAAGTRYRLRWTNAGHPPPVLLHPDGRTELLDGASDLLVGLLPRVERHDHVADVPPGATLVLYTDGLIEHRGRSLAGGIARARTTLERHGGSTLDVLLDDLLGELVGTRGEDDCALLAVRFP, from the coding sequence GTGGACGAACGGGTGCGCGGGCTCAGCAGCACGACCCTGCTGCCGGCGCACCCCGACGGCGACTTCGACCGCTTCGCCCGGCTGGGCACCCTCGTCCTCGGCGTGCCCGTCGCGCTGGTCTCGATGGTCAGCCGCGACGGGCAGGTCTTCCCCGGCGCCGTCGGCCTGCCCGAGCCGTGGCAGACGCTGCGCCGGACCCCGCTGACCCACTCCCTGTGCCGGCACGTGGTCACCTCCGGGGAGGTCTTCACCGTCGAGGACGCCCGGCTGGACCCCCTCACCGCGGACTCCCTGGCCATCCCCGACCTCGGCGTCGTCGCCTACGCCGGCGCCCCCCTGCGGCTGCCCGACCCCCTCACCGGGGTCGCCGACCCCGACGCACCCGTCGTGGGGGTGCTGTGCGCCATCGACGGCCGGCCGCGCCGCTGGAGCGCCGCTCAGGTCGAGGTCCTGGAGGACCTCGCCGCCGCCTGCTCCGCCGAGCTGGGCCTGCGGGTGCTGGAGGAGCGCAACCGCCTCCTGCTCAGCCTCGCCGACGCCCTCGTCGGGGCGCGCACCGTCGCCGACGTCGACGCCACCGTCGCGGCCGTCACCCGCTCCTGGCTCGGGGGCGCCTGGAGCGGGCTGGTGCTGGCCGACCCCGGTCACCGCCGGCTGCGCCGCGCCGCGCCCTCCGCCCCGCCCGCCGGCACCGGCGTGGAGGGGGAGTTCGTCGACCTCGACGACGAGGGACCCGTCGCCCACGTCGCCCGCGAGCGCCGCCCGCTGCTCTTCGCCAGCGTGGAGGAGCTGCGCGAGGCGTTCCCGCGGGCCGCGACCGCGGCGGAACCGGCCTTCGCGGCCTCGGCCTACCTGCCGCTGCTGGTGCAGGAACGCCTCGTCGGGGTCCTGTGCCTGGTCTGGGACTCCGACCGCCTCACCCTCGGCGCCGAGGCGGACGTGTGGAGCGCCCTGGCCCGCTTCACTGCCCAGGCCCTGGACCGGGCGACCCTCGACTCCGAGCGGCGCTCGCGCGCGGAGGTGCTGCAGCGCTCGCTGCTGCCCCGGCTGCCCGAGGCGACGGGGGAGCTGCAGGTGCGGGGCCGCTACGTCCCCGCCAGCCGCGAGGAGGAGGTCGGCGGGGACTGGTACGACGTCGTCGTGGGACCCGGCGGGGAGACCACCCTCGTCCTGGGCGACGTCGCGGGCCACGACGTGGTCGCCGCGGCGACCATGGGGCAGGTGCGCGGCCTGCTGCGCGCCTTCACCTGGGACCGGCCCGGGTCCCCCGGCGAGCTGGTGTCGCGGCTGGACTCCGCGATGGCGGGGCTCGGCGTGGACGGGCTCGCCACCCTCGTCCTGGCCCGCGTGGAGCGCCGCGCGACGGCGGCGGGCACGCGCTACCGGCTGCGCTGGACCAACGCCGGTCACCCGCCGCCGGTGCTGCTGCACCCCGACGGGAGGACCGAGCTGCTCGACGGCGCCTCCGACCTGCTCGTGGGGCTGCTGCCGCGGGTCGAGCGCCACGACCACGTCGCCGACGTCCCGCCCGGGGCGACCCTGGTGCTCTACACCGACGGGCTCATCGAGCACCGCGGCCGCAGCCTGGCCGGGGGGATCGCGCGGGCCCGCACCACCCTGGAGCGCCACGGCGGGTCCACCCTCGACGTCCTCCTCGACGACCTGCTGGGCGAGCTCGTCGGCACCCGCGGCGAGGACGACTGCGCGCTGCTCGCGGTGCGCTTCCCGTGA